Proteins encoded by one window of Xiphias gladius isolate SHS-SW01 ecotype Sanya breed wild chromosome 15, ASM1685928v1, whole genome shotgun sequence:
- the LOC120800335 gene encoding ectonucleoside triphosphate diphosphohydrolase 4-like translates to MARITLSCLPASWYCSVSLLSLGCAPRQRLLLLLLLLFITSALFLLGTNQRLLWGPRQRPGARVNKYLSIAESMEATDVLNPALNYGIVVDCGSSGSRVFVYYWPRHSGNPHTLLDIRQMKDHDHKPVVKKIKPGEEVELGRISTCILCTAGMRLLPDSQQAAILEDLVTDVPLEFDFLFSSSHAEVISGKQEGVYAWIGINFVLGRFDHTDEEDATVEVTTGSQNQQPISRRRTVGIMDMGGASLQIAYEVPSAITFNSPQEEEAGKSVLAEFNLGCDVEHTQHVYRVYVTTFLGFGGNMARQRYEDQLVNKTLAQNRFLTTQTGLFEDKPYLDPCLPVGLSDTVVRDNRTLYLRGQGDWARCQEAVQPFLGLHNGTMSPGGVYQAPINFSNSEFYGFSEFYYCMEDVLRIGGQYDSAKYSRAATDYCSTKWSTLKKRLDNQLFAQQADISRLKYQCFKSAWMYEVLHSGFRFPTDYLSLKTAQLVYDKEVQWTLGAILFKTRFLPLRDLPQETLRQSHPSWLRSSFVYNHHLFSLCILVVVLAILLYILRLRRIHQREQRQAEALNLLWAEEGEALLP, encoded by the exons ATGGCAAG GATCACTCTGTCCTGCCTGCCGGCCTCCTGGTACTGCAGCGTGTCCCTGCTGTCTCTTGGCTGCGCTCCCAgacagaggctgctgctgctgctgctgctgctcttcatcaCCTCCGCTCTCTTCCTCCTGGGGACCAACCAGAGACTGCTGTGGGGCCCCCGGCAACGGCCTGGGGCCCGAGTCAACAA GTACCTCTCCATCGCAGAGTCCATGGAGGCCACCGATGTCCTCAACCCTGCTCTGAACTACGGGATCGTGGTGGACTGCGGCAGCAGCGGCTCTCGGGTCTTCGTGTACTACTGGCCCCGCCACAGCGGGAACCCCCACACGCTGCTGGACATCCGACAGATGAAGGACCACGACCACAAACCTGTCGTCAAGAAGATCAAACCTGGTGAGGAAGTGGAGCTCGGCC GTATCTCCACATGCATCCTCTGCACTGCTGGCATGAGGCTACTACCAGATAG CCAACAGGCGGCTATCTTGGAGGACCTGGTCACTGATGTGCCCTTGGAGTTTGATTTCCTGTTTTCCAGTTCACATGCTGAGGTCATCTCTGGGAAGCAGGAGG GAGTGTATGCATGGATTGGCATTAACTTTGTGCTGGGCCGCTTTGATCACACTGACGAGG AGGACGCCACAGTCGAGGTGACAACTGGGTCTCAGAACCAGCAGCCAATCAGCAGGCGGCGTACAGTGGGGATCATGGATATGGGTGGAGCTTCACTGCAGATTGCCTACGAGGTGCCCAGTGCCATCACCTTCAACTCACCCCAGGAG GAGGAGGCGGGGAAGAGCGTTCTCGCTGAGTTTAACCTGGGATGCGACGTTGAGCACACGCAACACGTGTACCGGGTCTATGTCACCACGTTCCTGGGCTTCGGGGGAAACATGGCCAGGCAGCGCTACGAGGACCAGCTGGTCAACAAGACGCTCGCCCAGAACAg GTTTCTAACTACACAGACAGGCCTGTTTGAGGACAAACCGTACCTGGACCCGTGTCTGCCGGTGGGCCTGTCGGACACAGTTGTCAGGGACAACCGCACCTTGTACCTGAGGGGTCAGGGCGACTGGGCCCGATGTCAGGAAGCTGTACAGCCCTTCCTGGGCCTCCACAACGGCACCATGTCCCCCGGGGGTGTATATCAG gctCCCATCAACTTCAGCAACAGCGAGTTCTACGGCTTTTCGGAGTTTTATTACTGTATGGAGGACGTGCTGAGGATAGGAGGACAGTACGACAGTGCCAAGTATTCCCGAGCTGCCACG GACTACTGCTCCACCAAGTGGTCGACACTGAAAAAGCGACTGGACAACCAGCTCTTCGCTCAGCAGGCCGACATCAGCAGACTCAA GTATCAGTGCTTCAAGTCGGCCTGGATGTACGAGGTGTTGCACTCTGGTTTCCGCTTCCCCACCGACTACCTGAGTCTGAAAACAGCCCAGCTGGTTTATGACAAGGAGGTCCAGTGGACTCTGGGAGCCATCCTTTTCAAAACCCGCTTCCTGCCTCTCAG GGACCTGCCCCAGGAAACGCTGCGGCAGAGCCACCCCAGCTGGCTGCGCTCCTCCTTCGTCTACAACCACCACCTGTTCTCGCTCTGCATCCTGGTCGTGGTGCTGGCCATCCTGCTCTACATCCTGCGCCTCCGGAGGATCCACCAGCGGGAGCAGAGGCAGGCCGAGGCCCTGAACCTCCTCTGGGCCGAGGAGGGAGAGGCCCTCCTCCCCTGA